The nucleotide window TAGCTATTATCGGCGGTTCCGGGGTTTACCATCCGGGGATTTTAGAGGATATCAGGGAGGAAAGGGTTGAAACGCCTTACGGTTCGGCCGTGCTAAAGGTCGGTACTTATCATGGTGAAGAAATAGGCTTTATGCCCCGCCACGGCGCGAAACACACCGTGCCTCCCCACCGGGTGAATTACCGGGCCAACATCTGGGCCTTGAAAATGCTGGGAATAGAACGCGTTCTGGCCACGGCCGCAGTAGGTTCTACGAATCCGGCCTACAGGCCGGGAGACTTCGTCATTGTCAATGATTTTCTGGACTTTACCAAGACGCGCACGTATACCTTTTTTGAAGGCGGGGAGGCCGGGGTGGTACATACCGATTTTACCACTCCTTACTGCCCCGAACTGCGGCGGCTTCTTATTGAAACGGCCGCCGAGCTAGGGATCAAAGCCCATGATGGTGGGGTTTATGCATGTACCGAAGGACCCCGTTTTGAAACTCCGGCAGAGATTCGCATGATCCGGCAACTGGGCGGCGATCTGGTGGGTATGACCAACGTACCCGAAGTGATTCTCGCCCATGAAGTGGGCCTTTGCTATGGCCTCATTGCCATGGTAACCAATATGGCGGCCGGGATCTCCACCAAACCTTTGAGCCATGCCGAGGTGCTGGAGATTATGGAGCAGAACGGTAAAAACTTACGGCAACTCATTATGACGACCATTCCGAGGATACCCCGGGAAAGAAAATGTTCCTGCAACCTTACGGGCGGTAAAATTGAAGTCTAACTGGAGGCGTAAAAAATGAAGGCAATGATCCGGGAACCGGCCCTGGCCCCTGAGGGCCTGTTAAAAATCGAGTGGGTTCAAAAACACATGCCGATCCTAAATGAGATCCGCCGCGATTTTAGCGAGCGGCGGCCCTTCGCCGGGATGCGTGTGGGCATCTGCCTGCACCTGGAAGCGAAAACGGCCTACCTCGCCCTGGTCCTCAAAGCGGGCGGGGCGGAAGTCGCCATATGCGGTTCTAATCCTTTATCCACCCAGGACGACGTCTGCGCCGGGCTGGCCGAACAAGGGGTAGCCGTTTATGCCCATCACGGCTGTACGGCTGAAGAATATAATACCTTTCTGAATAAAGTTTTGGATACCAGGCCGGAACTAGTCATCGACGACGGCGGTGATCTGGTCCACCTCCTGCACACCGACCGCAGAGAGCTTCTGCCGGATATTATCGGCGGCGCCGAGGAGACGACCACCGGTATTTTGCGTCTTAAAGCCATGGAAGCCGAAGGAACCCTGGCCTTCCCCATGGTCGCCGTCAACAACGGCGCCTGCAAACACCTTTTTGACAACCGTTACGGTACCGGTCAATCTACCTGGGACGGCATCATGCGGACCACCAATTTGACGGTCTGCGGCAAAACGGTGGTAGTGGCGGGTTACGGCTGGTGCGGTAAAGGCGTGGCCATGCGGGCTAAAGGCCTGGGGGCGCGGGTGATCGTTACCGAGGTCGACCCCATAGCCGCCAATGAAGCCCTTATGGACGGTTTCCAGGTCATGCCGATGATCGAGGCGGCCAAATTGGGTGACTTTTTTGTAACGGTCACGGGCTGCACCAACGTTATCCGCGCCGAACATTTCACCGTGATGAAAGACGGGGCGATACTGGCCAACGCCGGCCATTTCGATGTCGAAATCAACAAAAATGATCTCATGGCCATGGCCCAGAGCCACCGTCCGGCGCGGCGCAATATTGAAGAATTTGTCTTGAAAGACGGCCGGCGCCTGTACCTTTTGGCCGAGGGGCGCCTGGTCAACATAGCGGCCGCCGACGGCCATCCGGCGGAGATAATGGACCTTTCCTTTGCCCTGCAGGCCCTGTCCCTGGAATATCTAATCAACAATGCCGGTCAGCTGCCGCCCAAAGTCCTGCCTGTGACCAGGGAAATCGACCTTAAAGTAGCTTCCCTGCGTTTAAAAGCCCTGGGTGTAGAGATAGACGAGCTTACGCCGGAGCAACAGCGCTACCTGGCAAGCTGGCGCCACGATTAGGGCATAAGTGCCGTCTCAAGGTAGGTCAGGGTACAGGCCGTCGCATCCAAATGGGCGCGGATGCCCAGGGGCAGGGTGGCCTGAGCGAAAAGATGGCCTGCGGGCAGCCCGTAAAAACAGGGACGTCCCAAGGGCGCCAGATTATCCCTGATGACTTCCAGGGCTTCCGG belongs to Moorella humiferrea and includes:
- a CDS encoding adenosylhomocysteinase gives rise to the protein MKAMIREPALAPEGLLKIEWVQKHMPILNEIRRDFSERRPFAGMRVGICLHLEAKTAYLALVLKAGGAEVAICGSNPLSTQDDVCAGLAEQGVAVYAHHGCTAEEYNTFLNKVLDTRPELVIDDGGDLVHLLHTDRRELLPDIIGGAEETTTGILRLKAMEAEGTLAFPMVAVNNGACKHLFDNRYGTGQSTWDGIMRTTNLTVCGKTVVVAGYGWCGKGVAMRAKGLGARVIVTEVDPIAANEALMDGFQVMPMIEAAKLGDFFVTVTGCTNVIRAEHFTVMKDGAILANAGHFDVEINKNDLMAMAQSHRPARRNIEEFVLKDGRRLYLLAEGRLVNIAAADGHPAEIMDLSFALQALSLEYLINNAGQLPPKVLPVTREIDLKVASLRLKALGVEIDELTPEQQRYLASWRHD
- the mtnP gene encoding S-methyl-5'-thioadenosine phosphorylase produces the protein MRIAIIGGSGVYHPGILEDIREERVETPYGSAVLKVGTYHGEEIGFMPRHGAKHTVPPHRVNYRANIWALKMLGIERVLATAAVGSTNPAYRPGDFVIVNDFLDFTKTRTYTFFEGGEAGVVHTDFTTPYCPELRRLLIETAAELGIKAHDGGVYACTEGPRFETPAEIRMIRQLGGDLVGMTNVPEVILAHEVGLCYGLIAMVTNMAAGISTKPLSHAEVLEIMEQNGKNLRQLIMTTIPRIPRERKCSCNLTGGKIEV